DNA sequence from the Vicia villosa cultivar HV-30 ecotype Madison, WI linkage group LG3, Vvil1.0, whole genome shotgun sequence genome:
TTATTCTGTTATAAGGATTTTGAATTTAAGGAGCTTGATGAAGTTCTAAAATACTATCCTCAAGGGCACCATGGAGTTGATAAAGAAGGAAGACCTGTTTACATTGAAAGATTGGGTCAGGTTGATTGTAACAAGCTGCTGCAAGTAACATCGGTCGAACGTTATCTCAAGTACCATGTCAGGGAGTTTGAGAGGACTTTTGCTATTAAGTTGCCTGCATGTTCAATTGCAGCAAAGAAGCACATTGATCAAAGCACAACTATCTTGGATGTGCAAGGAGTGGTGTGTACAAAATTCTACTTAAAACTATTTTGTTCATATTGAAATAGGTTTCGCATAGTTGCTGACTAAATGTTTGGTACTCAGGGTCTTAAAAGTATGAACAAAGCTGCAAGGGATCTCCTCCAGAAGCTTCAGAAGATTGATGGTGACAACTATCCTGAGGTAACTACTATCAGAATCGTCTTAAGTTTTTGAAGGTTCTGTGTAAGTTAGTCACGGTTAATCGTGGCAAAACAATTAGGAGTCCTATTTAGCCACAATTTAACCGTGGCAAATTTGAGGCTCTGCACTATAGTCCATCTTGCACAGATAGTCGTATATATCATAAGCATGGTAATAGTTTAAATGGACTTCTAATTGTACCCTAATcgaaccttttttttttcttcatacagTCGTTGAACCGTATGTTCATCATCAATGCTGGTTCTGGATTTAGGCTCTTGTGGAACACTGTTAAATCATTCCTAGATCCCAAAACCACCTCAAAAATCCATGTAAGTATTTATAGGCTGTTTACAAAATCTGACCAATGGTTCATTTTTAGTTAACTTGTTATGCAAGGAACTGAACATGTTAATGATTTTTTCACCAGGTGCTAGGTAACAAGTACCAGAGCAAGTTGCTAGAAATCATTGATGCCAGTGAACTTCCAGAGTTCTTGGGAGGTACCTGTACTTGTGCAGATAAAGGCGGTTGCATGCTATCTGACAAGGgtccatggaatgatccagagATCTTGAAGGTAGTTTTGCTTTGCGACATGGTTAATATTAATAACATTAATACAGCAAAGAAAAACAATAGTGATAATTTTCTTTCAATAAATTAGCTGGCTCAAAATGGTGTTGGGAAATGCGCAAGAACGGTCTTAGCCGGAATCGAGGAGAAAACAGTCAACCAAGATGAAACTGCATATCAGAAGGGATTCAAAGAAGCATATCCAGAGACACATGATGTTCATTGTTTATCCACGGATACACCCAAATCCTATGCTGTAAGTTTTAGGAAATCACCTTCCTAGTTTGCTTATCTTTTCAAACAGGATTAGAACAAGTTTCATTACTTTATGAAATTAAACTCAAAATCTCTAATTCAATTGCTAAGTTTTTTTAATATTGCAGGTTGCAAAGAAATGCGGTGTTTATAAGTATGATTCCTTTGTTCCAGTACTTGACAAAGGAGTTGATTCATCATGGAAGAAAACAATGCAAAATGAtaaatatgcaatttctaaaggTATTATATCATTTCACgtcatgtttggataaacaacttagtACATAAACTCGCTTAATAGATTATTGTTTCTTATGCTGGCAGATTTCtccaacaataataaaaattattctgGTAAACTTAGCAGTCAATTTGTTGGTGGAATAATGGCACTTGTCATGGGAATCGTAACCATGATTCGCATGACAAGTAGCATGCCAAGGAAAATCACAGAAGCAGCACTTTATGGTGGCAACTCAGTGTATTATGAACACAATATGTTGAAAGCACCTGCCATTTCAAACAATGACTACATGACCATAATGAAACGCATGGCTGAACTTGAAGAGAAGGTTGCTGTTCTCAGTGCTAGACCTGTCATGTCTCCAGAAAAAGAAGAAATGCTGAATAATGCTCTCACCAGGGTCACTAGTCTTGAACAAGTCTTGGGTGCAACCAAAAAGGTACGCTCTTGATAATACTTGTTTACTTTCTCTGAAAAATTCATTGAATAACCAATGTATATGGTTTTTTTAGGCACTAGATGATGCTCTTGCTAGACAAGATGGTCTTCAAGCTCAAATtgacaagaagaaaaagaagaagaagttggtACGTTACATCTGTTGTGCATTTTCATAAGATTCTTCTTTTATAGACTCTCCTTGAGTGCTTGCTTTTGTTCACAAACTTAATCGGGTTTGTGTGTGATTACAGTTCTGCTTCCGTTAGTAACTTCATTTGCTATGTGATCGAGTTGTAAAGTTGGAGACTATCTATATTATCAGCCCCCTTGAATGCATGCAGAATTCACCTATCTTCTTCATACAGTATTGTTATTCTTCTAAGTTTGCTATATTTTGACAATTGTGTATATGTtacatcattgagtctcaagccCATTCGTAGTAACATTTGGTTTTCATTATCATTGTAATTGTAACACCTTTGCCTATGTGCAATCTTCAAACTTAATGTAA
Encoded proteins:
- the LOC131660406 gene encoding phosphatidylinositol/phosphatidylcholine transfer protein SFH3-like; translated protein: MCDLMSAPVDRPIKLGYEMEYSEDEKKKRVGSIKKVALSASSKFKNSFTKKGRKHSRVMSISIEDNFDAEELTIVDAFRQTLVLEELLPSKHDDPHMMLRFLRARKYDIEKTKQMWSDMLKWKKEFGADTIMEDFEFKELDEVLKYYPQGHHGVDKEGRPVYIERLGQVDCNKLLQVTSVERYLKYHVREFERTFAIKLPACSIAAKKHIDQSTTILDVQGVGLKSMNKAARDLLQKLQKIDGDNYPESLNRMFIINAGSGFRLLWNTVKSFLDPKTTSKIHVLGNKYQSKLLEIIDASELPEFLGGTCTCADKGGCMLSDKGPWNDPEILKLAQNGVGKCARTVLAGIEEKTVNQDETAYQKGFKEAYPETHDVHCLSTDTPKSYAVAKKCGVYKYDSFVPVLDKGVDSSWKKTMQNDKYAISKDFSNNNKNYSGKLSSQFVGGIMALVMGIVTMIRMTSSMPRKITEAALYGGNSVYYEHNMLKAPAISNNDYMTIMKRMAELEEKVAVLSARPVMSPEKEEMLNNALTRVTSLEQVLGATKKALDDALARQDGLQAQIDKKKKKKKLFCFR